In Bacillota bacterium, the sequence CAGGTCCCAGGTGTGAGCAAAGTAAGCGCTAGCTTCTTCCCAAATATCTTGGCCATCGCTTAAGCCCGCTACCACCCGGCGGTGTCTTAGTGCGCGCCGGTTACCCTGTTGCTCTTTACCCTCGTAGGCTACGATCATCTTCAGCTCACCTTTTCTTTTGGTGCTGCCCTGAAGGTTCATGTAAAGTCCGTCAGCTTCGATGGTGAGCTCTTTTGTTTGCCACGAGGCCTCCTTTTCTGGTATCACCCTGTCTTCAAACACCTCGTAGGGGGCATTTGCGGCCTCCTGAGAATCTTTTTTACCGGCTTCCTGACAGCACTTCCAGACGGTGTTATGACTCACTGTGGGAATGAAGGTGCTCATTATGTTTGCACTTTGCCGGAAGATGGCGACGGTTCCTATGAATAGGCATGCCTTTTCTACGCTGGGCATCAGTCGCGCATGCGAGGGCAGGTCGAAATGTTGGTCGAAAAGAAATACGTGCCGGCCAGTTGTTTGGTCTCGATACAGCCGGCGCTTGAAGATCATGGGCCC encodes:
- a CDS encoding ISLre2 family transposase: MISLAGPMIFKRRLYRDQTTGRHVFLFDQHFDLPSHARLMPSVEKACLFIGTVAIFRQSANIMSTFIPTVSHNTVWKCCQEAGKKDSQEAANAPYEVFEDRVIPEKEASWQTKELTIEADGLYMNLQGSTKRKGELKMIVAYEGKEQQGNRRALRHRRVVAGLSDGQDIWEEASAYFAHTWDLSALNKISIGSDGAKWVKTGKDLFSHATLQLDSFHLRRNITRALGPDSKSLSGLAAAIDQGSLQEVQYILASAGKKAKDPKRKRIRDNKRGILITIGPTYRLPTAA